From Glycine soja cultivar W05 chromosome 4, ASM419377v2, whole genome shotgun sequence, the proteins below share one genomic window:
- the LOC114408754 gene encoding metal transporter Nramp2-like encodes MSAPSREEESEANRLLEEAASSWEEEVAYEAGEKILVADLEFDRVDDGSAPPPFSWKKLWLFTGPGFLMSIAFLDPGNLEGDLQAGAIAGYSLLWLLMWATFMGLLIQLLSARVGVATGRHLAELCRDEYPNWARLVLWFMAELALIGADIQEVIGSAIAIQILSRGFFPLWAGVLITASDCFFFLFLENYGVRKLEAAFAVLIAVMGLSFAWMFGDAQPNREELLMGILVPRLGSKTIRQAVGVVGCVIMPHNVFLHSALVQSRKVDPKKIGRVQEALNYYSIESSAALAVSFMINLFVTTVFAKGFYGTKQADSIGLVNAGQYLEEKYGGGVFPILYIWGIGLLAAGQSSTITGTYAGQFIMGGFLNLRLKKWLRALITRSFAIVPTIIVAIVFNRSEGSLDVLNEWLNVLQSMQIPFALIPLLTLVSKEQIMGTFRVGPVLERVAWTVAGLIIIINGYLLLDFFVSEVNGILLGLLACSCTTAYIAFIVYLVSQSGILPSAWVNRLPKGFSSCGN; translated from the exons ATGAGTGCTCCGTCGCGAGAAGAGGAATCGGAGGCGAACCGGCTTCTAGAAGAAGCAGCATCATCATGGGAGGAAGAGGTGGCATACGAAGCGGGGGAGAAGATCCTGGTGGCGGATTTGGAGTTTGACAGGGTGGACGATGGGAGCGCTCCTCCTCCTTTCTCGTGGAAGAAGCTGTGGCTGTTCACTGGGCCTGGGTTCTTGATGAGCATAGCGTTTTTGGATCCGGGGAATCTGGAGGGGGATCTCCAGGCTGGGGCCATCGCGGGCTACTCCCTCCTCTGGCTCCTCATGTGGGCCACCTTCATGGGCCTCTTGATCCAGCTTCTCTCCGCCAGGGTCGGTGTGGCCACGGGCCGCCACCTCGCCGAGCTCTGCAGGGACGAGTATCCCAATTGGGCCCGCCTCGTGCTCTGGTTCATGGCCGAGCTGGCCCTGATTGGCGCTGACATTCAAGAGGTTATTGGAAGTGCCATCGCCATCCAAATTCTTAGCCGAGGCTTCTTCCCTCTCTGGGCTGGAGTTCTAATCACTGCTTCCGATTG ctttttctttctatttcttgAGAACTATGGAGTGAGGAAGTTGGAAGCTGCTTTTGCGGTTCTCATCGCTGTCATGGGTCTTTCTTTTGCCTGGATGTTTGGTGATGCTCAACCTAATAGAGAAGAGCTTTTAATGG GTATTTTGGTTCCAAGACTTGGCTCAAAAACAATTCGTCAGGCTGTGGGTGTTGTGGGTTGTGTCATTATGCCTCACAATGTATTCCTGCATTCTGCTTTGGTTCAGTCAAGGAAGGTTGATCCTAAAAAGATAGGTCGGGTACAGGAGGCTCTCAACTACTATTCAATTGAGTCATCGGCTGCACTTGCAGTCTCCTTCATGATCAATCTTTTTGTCACCACAGTTTTTGCCAAGGGTTTTTATGGAACCAAGCAGGCAGATAGCATAGGATTGGTCAATGCAGGGCAGTATCTTGAAGAGAAGTATGGGGGAGGAGTCTTCCCTATTCTTTATATATGGGGGATTGGGTTATTGGCAGCTGGGCAGAGTAGCACCATCACTGGCACATATGCTGGGCAATTCATAATGGGGGGTTTCCTCAACCTTCGTTTAAAGAAATGGTTGAGAGCATTGATCACTCGAAGTTTTGCAATTGTGCCAACTATAATTGTAGCTATTGTTTTTAATAGATCCGAAGGCTCATTGGATGTTTTGAATGAATGGCTCAATGTGCTTCAGTCAATGCAAATTCCCTTTGCTCTAATTCCCCTCCTCACATTGGTCTCCAAAGAGCAGATCATGGGAACCTTTAGGGTTGGGCCTGTTCTTGAG agAGTAGCATGGACTGTTGCTGGactgataataataattaatggatATCTCTTGTTAGATTTCTTCGTTTCTGAGGTGAATGGCATCTTGCTTGGTCTTTTAGCCTGCTCCTGCACAACAGCCTATATTGCGTTCATTGTATATTTGGTTTCACAGAGCGGTATTCTTCCTTCTGCTTGGGTTAATCGTCTTCCCAAAGGATTTTCTTCTTGTGGGAATTAA